One region of Epilithonimonas zeae genomic DNA includes:
- a CDS encoding sialate O-acetylesterase, translating into MEIRNFKFSTVFKILFLMMALSHQLSFGKIKLPDLVSDKMVLQRDVELKIWGWADNGENITIKFRNETYNTSPDKNGKWSVQLKPQKAGGPFVMEINEITIRDILVGDVWLASGQSNMETPIARLTERFPEINVSDFNKIRYFKVPTQNTVESVRENIASGGKWFTGTASEVMNWTAFAYFYAVEAYEHTKIPQGMLVSSLGGSSIQSWVSQEHLKNFPDDIIDEQALSALNSSKLDQGRNLWNQKDFNDGNWEKAKVPGKWKDNGIRAKGTVWFRKNFELPASMDGKFARLYLGVMVDSDSVFVNGKFVGSTSYTYPPRKYDIPGGILKQGKNTIAIQLTSNFGNGEFVADKPYKIVGDGVTVDLTGEWKYNIGRDTSKDEEYKSKLKNLRSTPSGLYNGMIYPIRDYKVRGAIWYQGESNAGQSEDYAGLLKNLIENWREVFQWNQMPFLLVQLPNFMEKTNDPNAPSGWAGIREAQFKTSQTVPYAAMSVNYDIGEWNDIHPLNKKDMAKRLFLAARKLVYGEKLVSSGPVFKSMKVENSNIILSFDNVGSGLQSKNGNLKHFAIAGSDKKFVWAEAKIKGNTVIVTSKEIKNPVAVRYAWSNNPEDANLQNKEGLLASPFRTDDW; encoded by the coding sequence ATGGAAATCAGAAATTTCAAATTCTCAACGGTTTTTAAAATTCTCTTTTTGATGATGGCTCTTAGCCATCAATTGTCTTTCGGGAAAATTAAACTTCCCGATTTGGTAAGTGATAAGATGGTTTTACAACGTGATGTCGAGCTTAAAATTTGGGGTTGGGCAGATAATGGTGAAAATATTACCATTAAATTCCGAAACGAAACCTACAATACATCACCGGACAAAAACGGGAAATGGTCTGTCCAATTGAAACCACAGAAAGCAGGAGGGCCATTTGTGATGGAAATTAACGAAATTACGATTCGGGATATTCTGGTAGGAGATGTCTGGCTAGCTTCCGGGCAGTCCAATATGGAAACGCCTATTGCACGTTTAACGGAACGTTTTCCGGAGATTAATGTTTCTGATTTTAATAAAATCCGCTACTTCAAAGTTCCTACACAGAACACTGTGGAATCTGTCCGGGAAAATATAGCATCCGGCGGAAAATGGTTCACAGGGACGGCTTCGGAAGTAATGAATTGGACGGCCTTTGCGTATTTTTATGCGGTAGAAGCGTATGAACACACCAAAATTCCGCAGGGAATGCTGGTTTCCAGTTTGGGTGGTTCGTCAATTCAGAGTTGGGTCAGTCAGGAGCATCTCAAGAATTTTCCTGATGATATTATCGATGAACAGGCATTGTCAGCACTCAATTCTTCAAAACTGGACCAGGGAAGAAATCTTTGGAATCAAAAGGATTTTAATGACGGGAATTGGGAAAAGGCAAAAGTTCCCGGAAAATGGAAAGATAATGGAATCCGCGCAAAAGGAACGGTCTGGTTTCGGAAAAACTTTGAACTGCCTGCGTCAATGGATGGGAAATTTGCCCGATTATATCTGGGAGTAATGGTGGACAGTGATTCGGTTTTTGTGAATGGAAAATTCGTAGGCTCTACTTCATACACGTATCCACCAAGGAAATATGATATTCCGGGCGGAATTTTAAAACAGGGAAAAAATACGATTGCCATTCAGCTGACTTCCAATTTCGGAAACGGTGAATTTGTAGCCGATAAACCGTATAAAATTGTAGGAGATGGCGTTACCGTTGATTTAACGGGCGAATGGAAATATAACATCGGTAGAGATACGAGCAAAGATGAAGAATATAAATCAAAACTGAAAAACCTGAGAAGCACACCTTCCGGATTGTACAACGGAATGATTTACCCGATTCGGGATTACAAAGTCCGGGGTGCTATCTGGTATCAGGGCGAAAGCAATGCCGGTCAATCCGAAGATTATGCAGGTTTGCTGAAAAATCTTATCGAAAATTGGCGGGAAGTATTTCAATGGAATCAGATGCCGTTTTTATTGGTTCAGCTTCCGAATTTTATGGAGAAAACAAACGACCCGAATGCGCCAAGCGGATGGGCAGGAATTCGTGAGGCTCAGTTTAAAACGTCACAAACTGTTCCGTACGCGGCAATGAGTGTCAATTATGATATTGGCGAATGGAATGACATTCACCCTCTCAATAAAAAAGATATGGCAAAACGTCTATTTCTGGCTGCCCGAAAATTGGTGTATGGTGAAAAATTGGTAAGTAGTGGTCCTGTTTTCAAATCGATGAAGGTGGAAAATTCTAATATCATCCTTTCGTTTGACAATGTTGGAAGCGGTTTGCAAAGTAAAAACGGAAATCTGAAACATTTTGCGATTGCCGGAAGCGACAAAAAATTTGTCTGGGCTGAAGCAAAAATTAAAGGCAACACAGTCATTGTGACCAGCAAGGAAATCAAAAATCCTGTTGCAGTGCGATATGCGTGGAGCAATAATCCCGAAGATGCCAACCTGCAAAATAAAGAAGGTTTGCTGGCGTCGCCATTCAGAACGGATGATTGGTAG
- a CDS encoding glycoside hydrolase family 43 protein translates to MKKTILNLCLIAYSGISFSQNPIIQTNYTADPAPMVYNDRLYVYTTHDEDDSTWFVMNDWKVYSTNDMVNWTDHGSILSYKDFDWAKRDAWAAQCVERNGKFFMYVPMWSKTNNKGAIGVAVGDSPFGPFHDPLGKPLVQSEWGDIDPTVFIDDDGQAYMYWGNPKLKMVKLNQDMISYSGDIVEVPMTAESFGKRDGKENPERPTKYEEGPWLYKRKNLYYLFWPGGPLPEFIGYSTSKSPQGPWKYGGIVMPTEGKSFTNHPGIVDFRGKSYFFYHNGALPGGSGFTRSVSVEELNFNKDCSISPIKMTNGITKAIATINPYAFNQAEMIAWSENVKSYQNKEAGVFIKAKKSGAYTSVKNVDFGKKGASVFSARVGTTHNSDVTMDVHLDSVSGPVVATVKVPLTGGDDRWETVKTEVKEKITGVHDVYFVCNGKAAKDIMFFDYWTFLETH, encoded by the coding sequence ATGAAAAAAACAATACTCAATCTCTGTTTAATAGCATATTCGGGAATATCATTTTCTCAGAATCCTATTATTCAAACCAATTATACGGCAGACCCTGCGCCAATGGTGTATAACGACAGGCTTTATGTCTACACCACGCACGATGAGGACGATTCCACCTGGTTTGTAATGAACGACTGGAAGGTCTATTCCACCAACGATATGGTAAACTGGACCGACCACGGAAGCATTCTGAGCTATAAAGATTTCGACTGGGCAAAACGTGATGCCTGGGCTGCGCAATGCGTGGAAAGAAACGGCAAATTCTTTATGTACGTTCCGATGTGGTCTAAAACCAACAATAAAGGAGCGATTGGTGTTGCAGTGGGTGACAGTCCGTTTGGGCCATTTCACGACCCGCTTGGAAAACCATTAGTTCAGAGTGAATGGGGCGATATCGATCCGACGGTTTTTATTGATGACGACGGCCAGGCCTATATGTATTGGGGAAATCCGAAACTTAAAATGGTTAAGCTCAATCAGGATATGATTTCCTATTCCGGCGATATTGTGGAAGTGCCAATGACCGCAGAATCTTTCGGGAAAAGGGATGGAAAAGAAAACCCTGAAAGACCGACAAAATATGAGGAAGGACCTTGGCTGTACAAAAGAAAAAACCTGTATTATCTGTTCTGGCCGGGCGGTCCGCTTCCTGAATTCATTGGATATTCCACGAGTAAAAGTCCACAAGGTCCGTGGAAATATGGCGGAATTGTAATGCCAACTGAAGGAAAATCTTTCACCAATCATCCCGGAATTGTCGATTTCAGAGGAAAATCCTATTTCTTTTATCACAACGGCGCTTTGCCGGGAGGAAGCGGTTTTACAAGGTCGGTAAGTGTTGAGGAACTTAATTTTAATAAAGACTGTTCTATTTCACCCATCAAAATGACAAATGGAATTACCAAAGCCATTGCAACCATTAATCCTTATGCTTTTAATCAGGCAGAAATGATTGCCTGGTCTGAAAATGTAAAATCTTATCAGAACAAAGAAGCAGGCGTCTTCATCAAAGCTAAAAAAAGCGGCGCTTATACCAGCGTGAAAAATGTGGATTTTGGCAAAAAAGGAGCATCAGTATTTTCGGCCAGAGTTGGAACGACACACAACAGCGATGTGACGATGGACGTTCATCTGGACAGTGTAAGCGGACCGGTTGTCGCTACGGTAAAAGTTCCGTTGACAGGCGGAGACGACCGTTGGGAAACTGTGAAAACTGAAGTGAAGGAAAAAATTACCGGTGTTCACGATGTATATTTTGTATGTAATGGAAAAGCAGCAAAGGATATTATGTTTTTCGATTATTGGACTTTTCTTGAAACTCATTAA
- a CDS encoding glycosyl hydrolase 115 family protein encodes MKTIFNYFSLLITLVFTTIVKAADPFISFTKTENSVVLKEHNSGLMLFSDSDSDKGILRAVANLQSDFQKVTGVQPTLISQNSGAGGMLIIIGEAGKSKTIDALIKAKKIDGNSIKGKNEKYIIQNISNPFPGVSEAIVIAGSDKRGTIYGIYEMSQQIGVSPWYYWADVPVEKKENIYFKKGIYTDGEPAVEYRGIFLNDEEPSLGGWARATFGGINSKFYEKVFELILRMKGNYIWPAMWGKAFYDDDTLNGPLANEMGIIMGTSHHEPMAQAQTDWHRYIKKNNLPNVWDYSKNEKVLQEFWKSGLERSKNWEKLVTVGMRGDGDEAMGEGTNISLLEKIVKDQRKIIADVTGKKPEKTPQVWALYKEVQDYYDKGMRVPDDVILLFCDDNWGNVRKLPDLSKPLHKGGYGMYYHFDYVGGPRNSKWINISPIQRVWEQMNLSYEHKVDKVWVVNVGDLKPMEFPISFFLEMAWNPKQFNSKNLLKYTEKWSAQQFGEKHAKEIAGMINLYTKYNRRVTPETLDWKTYSLRNYNEFETVLNDYRALALEALRLKEKIPAEYQDAYFQLVLYPIDACSNLYEMYYAVAKNKELAAKKDVEANVYADKIKECFDRNAYLDNQYNNVIAGGKWQHMMDQMRIGYKAWFDGKENIMPEVTRVSESEVPKEKVFQEKNGYVSIEAENFARNNNSNRIHWEVIPDFGKTKSAVTTFPQNAYPKADENLYLEYDVNFESKGEFDVQLLLAPTLNFNHNKGLRYEISFDGGTPQVVNFNGHYKGELGRWQSEHIIRSSTKHQISQPGKHTLRFRVLEPGIVLEKILINTGGLQPSYLGAPESEISAGK; translated from the coding sequence ATGAAGACGATTTTTAACTATTTTTCTCTTTTGATAACATTGGTTTTTACAACGATTGTAAAAGCCGCCGACCCTTTTATTTCTTTTACTAAAACGGAAAACTCGGTTGTGTTGAAAGAGCACAATTCAGGTTTGATGCTGTTTTCAGATAGCGATTCGGATAAAGGAATTCTTCGTGCGGTTGCGAATCTTCAATCTGATTTTCAAAAAGTAACAGGTGTTCAGCCTACTCTTATTTCCCAAAATTCCGGGGCGGGCGGAATGCTCATCATTATTGGCGAAGCTGGGAAAAGCAAAACCATTGATGCGTTGATTAAAGCTAAAAAAATTGACGGAAATTCAATCAAAGGAAAGAATGAAAAATATATCATTCAAAATATCAGCAATCCGTTTCCCGGCGTTTCCGAAGCGATTGTAATTGCAGGAAGCGACAAACGCGGAACGATTTACGGAATTTACGAAATGTCCCAGCAAATCGGGGTTTCACCTTGGTATTATTGGGCGGATGTTCCGGTTGAGAAAAAAGAAAATATCTATTTTAAAAAAGGAATTTACACAGACGGAGAACCTGCAGTAGAATATCGCGGAATTTTCCTGAATGATGAAGAACCTTCGCTCGGAGGATGGGCAAGAGCGACTTTTGGAGGAATCAATTCTAAATTTTACGAAAAAGTTTTTGAACTGATTCTTCGTATGAAAGGCAACTACATCTGGCCTGCAATGTGGGGAAAAGCTTTCTACGACGATGATACTTTGAACGGGCCTCTAGCCAACGAAATGGGAATCATTATGGGAACTTCTCACCACGAACCAATGGCTCAGGCGCAAACCGACTGGCACAGATACATCAAGAAGAATAATTTACCGAATGTCTGGGATTATTCCAAAAATGAGAAGGTTTTGCAGGAATTCTGGAAATCAGGGCTTGAAAGAAGCAAAAACTGGGAAAAATTAGTTACAGTCGGAATGCGTGGCGACGGCGACGAAGCGATGGGAGAGGGAACCAATATTTCCTTACTTGAAAAAATTGTAAAAGACCAGCGCAAAATTATTGCTGACGTAACAGGTAAAAAACCGGAAAAAACGCCTCAGGTCTGGGCTTTGTACAAAGAAGTTCAGGATTATTACGACAAAGGAATGCGGGTTCCGGACGATGTCATTTTATTGTTTTGTGATGACAACTGGGGAAATGTGAGAAAACTTCCGGATCTTTCAAAACCTTTACATAAAGGTGGTTACGGGATGTATTACCACTTCGATTATGTGGGCGGACCGAGAAACTCAAAATGGATTAATATCAGTCCGATTCAGAGAGTTTGGGAACAGATGAATCTTTCCTACGAACATAAAGTGGATAAGGTTTGGGTTGTCAATGTCGGGGATTTGAAACCGATGGAATTCCCAATCAGCTTTTTCCTGGAAATGGCTTGGAATCCGAAACAATTCAATTCAAAAAATCTTTTGAAATACACTGAAAAATGGTCGGCACAGCAATTTGGAGAAAAGCACGCCAAAGAAATTGCAGGAATGATTAATCTTTATACCAAATACAACCGCCGTGTAACACCAGAAACATTGGACTGGAAAACTTACAGCCTTCGAAATTATAATGAATTTGAAACGGTTTTAAATGATTATCGAGCGTTGGCATTAGAAGCTTTACGTTTAAAAGAAAAAATTCCGGCAGAATATCAGGATGCTTATTTTCAGCTGGTTTTATATCCGATTGACGCTTGCAGCAATCTGTATGAAATGTACTACGCGGTGGCAAAAAACAAAGAATTGGCAGCTAAAAAAGATGTTGAAGCTAATGTCTATGCCGATAAAATCAAAGAATGTTTTGACAGAAATGCTTATCTCGACAATCAGTACAACAACGTTATTGCCGGCGGAAAATGGCAGCATATGATGGACCAGATGAGAATAGGATACAAAGCCTGGTTTGACGGAAAAGAAAATATAATGCCCGAAGTTACTCGTGTTTCTGAGTCTGAAGTTCCGAAAGAAAAAGTGTTTCAGGAGAAAAACGGTTATGTTTCCATAGAAGCTGAAAATTTTGCAAGAAATAATAATTCAAACCGAATCCATTGGGAAGTGATTCCTGATTTCGGGAAAACTAAATCCGCTGTGACGACTTTTCCGCAAAATGCTTATCCGAAAGCTGATGAAAATCTTTATCTGGAGTACGACGTAAATTTTGAATCAAAAGGCGAATTTGATGTCCAGTTGTTATTAGCTCCGACTTTGAATTTCAATCATAATAAAGGATTGCGTTATGAGATTTCCTTTGATGGCGGAACTCCGCAGGTTGTCAATTTCAATGGTCACTACAAAGGTGAATTGGGAAGATGGCAATCCGAGCATATCATCAGGTCTTCAACGAAACATCAGATTTCCCAACCCGGAAAACATACGTTGCGATTCCGTGTTCTGGAGCCAGGAATCGTGTTGGAAAAAATATTGATCAATACAGGAGGTTTACAGCCTTCTTATCTGGGGGCACCCGAAAGTGAGATTTCAGCAGGAAAATAA
- a CDS encoding glycoside hydrolase family 97 protein: MIKLFFKLSLAFSILIVNTVFAQVAEISSPDGKLKLNVFSENGKALYNVTFQGKTMLDKSPLGLITNESDFSKNLKFIDSKKDKVSKNYTNEKIKKSQVSYAANTLTVNFTNADNFNIGIEFQVSDNNVAFRYEIQPMKDRLSAVVQSEITGYRFPSQTTTFLSPMMKPMTGFARTAPSYESGYKADAELGTKADYGYVFPGLFHVGNDGWILLSETGVNSLYCASHLDTTSEKNLYQVAYPNMAENNGFGSTGAAISLPGKTPWRTITIGDSLKPIVETTIPFDVVEPMYEPSQKYSFGKSTWSWILWQDNSMNYEDQSLFIDLASKLGYEYILIDALWDKNIGKERMKDLIQYAKSKNVGVLLWYNSNGAANDAPMGPRNKMSSSIERKKEMKWLKDIGVKGLKVDFFGGDKQETMRLYEDILSDANDFGLKIIFHGATLPRGWEVMYPNYAGSEAVLASEMLYFSEDVRKQEAFFATLHPFIRNTVGSMEFGGTFLNKYLTKSNKDKNKRYTTDGFQLATAVLFQNPVQMFGVMPNNLTDAPKFQLDFMKEVPTLWDETVFIDGYPGKYSVIARRHQNQWYVAGVNAENAVQKLTLKLPMLAGKSVRFINDDSKGETSEKTITVGKNGELKIEIQSKGGFVIH; encoded by the coding sequence ATGATTAAACTTTTTTTTAAACTATCACTCGCCTTTAGTATTCTCATTGTGAATACTGTTTTTGCACAGGTTGCAGAAATTTCCAGTCCTGACGGAAAATTGAAACTGAACGTTTTTTCAGAGAATGGAAAAGCGCTTTATAATGTTACTTTTCAAGGAAAAACAATGCTTGATAAATCTCCATTGGGCTTGATTACCAATGAATCTGATTTCTCTAAAAATTTAAAATTCATTGACAGCAAAAAAGATAAGGTTTCCAAAAATTACACCAACGAAAAAATCAAAAAATCACAAGTCAGTTATGCGGCTAATACTCTGACAGTCAATTTTACCAATGCGGATAATTTCAATATCGGAATTGAATTTCAGGTGAGCGATAATAATGTAGCTTTCAGATATGAGATTCAGCCGATGAAAGACCGTTTGAGCGCGGTTGTACAATCGGAAATTACGGGTTACAGATTTCCGTCTCAAACCACAACTTTCCTTTCTCCGATGATGAAGCCGATGACAGGTTTTGCGAGAACCGCTCCAAGCTACGAAAGCGGTTACAAAGCTGATGCAGAATTAGGAACAAAAGCCGATTATGGTTACGTTTTTCCGGGATTATTTCACGTGGGAAATGACGGCTGGATTTTATTGTCTGAAACAGGAGTGAACAGTTTGTACTGCGCTTCTCATTTGGATACGACTTCAGAAAAAAATCTTTACCAGGTTGCTTATCCGAATATGGCTGAAAATAACGGTTTCGGAAGTACCGGAGCTGCCATTTCACTTCCCGGAAAAACACCTTGGAGAACTATCACCATTGGAGATTCTCTGAAACCGATTGTTGAAACGACTATTCCTTTTGATGTCGTAGAACCGATGTATGAACCCTCACAGAAATATAGTTTTGGTAAATCTACCTGGAGCTGGATTTTGTGGCAGGACAACAGTATGAATTATGAAGACCAGAGTCTCTTTATCGATTTAGCATCAAAACTGGGTTATGAATACATTTTGATTGATGCGCTTTGGGACAAAAATATCGGAAAAGAACGAATGAAAGACCTCATTCAGTATGCCAAATCCAAAAATGTCGGGGTATTGCTTTGGTACAATTCCAACGGTGCTGCGAACGACGCGCCGATGGGACCGAGAAATAAAATGAGCTCATCCATCGAACGAAAAAAAGAAATGAAATGGCTGAAAGATATCGGTGTAAAAGGTCTGAAAGTCGACTTTTTCGGAGGCGACAAGCAGGAAACGATGCGTCTTTACGAAGATATTCTTTCCGATGCTAATGATTTTGGATTAAAAATTATTTTCCACGGGGCAACTTTACCGAGAGGCTGGGAAGTAATGTACCCGAATTATGCAGGAAGCGAAGCGGTTTTAGCTTCGGAAATGCTTTATTTTTCAGAAGACGTCCGCAAACAGGAAGCTTTTTTCGCAACATTACATCCTTTCATCAGAAATACGGTCGGAAGTATGGAGTTTGGCGGAACTTTCCTCAACAAATATTTAACAAAATCCAACAAGGATAAAAATAAAAGATATACAACAGATGGTTTCCAGTTGGCAACGGCTGTTCTGTTTCAAAATCCGGTTCAGATGTTTGGTGTAATGCCGAATAACCTGACCGATGCTCCAAAATTCCAGCTCGATTTTATGAAAGAAGTTCCGACGCTTTGGGACGAAACGGTGTTCATCGACGGATACCCTGGGAAATATTCCGTGATTGCCAGAAGACATCAGAATCAATGGTATGTTGCCGGTGTGAACGCTGAAAATGCTGTTCAGAAGCTTACTTTAAAACTTCCGATGCTTGCCGGAAAGTCGGTTAGATTCATCAATGATGATTCGAAAGGGGAAACTTCTGAAAAAACAATTACTGTTGGCAAAAACGGAGAACTCAAAATAGAAATTCAATCCAAAGGCGGATTTGTCATTCATTAA
- a CDS encoding glycoside hydrolase family 43 protein, which yields MIQFKSKYIALSFLLAGICISAQNPVIQTHFTPDPAPMVYKNKMYVYTGDDIPGYDFYYMTKWRVYSSDDMANWTNHGSPLSLESFSWARDRAWAAQCIERNGKFYWYICVQTVDNNMAIGVAVSDGPTGPFKDALGKPLVTTGTWDNIDPTVFVDDDGQAYLYWGNSKLFYVKLNKDMVSYDGKITEIPQSVEAFGGLRRPGRSDEVLQKQEQFKDVFVEGPWFYKRNKQYYMMYAGMTDRTECLSYSVSDSPTGPWKYQGKIMTGQPTNSFTNHGGIIDFKGKSYLFYHTGLLPGAGSYGRSTSIEEFKYNQDGSIPKIAMTKEGVNPVATLNPYKRNEAETIAWSEKCSTSENKKTGVYVSDTRVGGYIKVRSVDFEKGASEFSASIAAGVDGGILEVRLDKLDGNKIAEIEVPRTGGWEEFKTLTSKISESVSGVHDVYFVFKGKNITAGRVLFNFDHWSFQKK from the coding sequence ATGATTCAATTTAAATCAAAATATATCGCATTATCATTTTTACTGGCAGGAATTTGTATTTCTGCCCAAAATCCCGTAATCCAGACTCATTTTACGCCAGATCCTGCACCGATGGTGTACAAAAACAAGATGTATGTCTACACCGGAGACGATATTCCCGGCTATGACTTTTATTATATGACGAAATGGAGGGTATATTCGTCGGATGATATGGCCAATTGGACTAACCACGGTTCTCCACTTTCACTGGAATCCTTTAGCTGGGCTCGTGACAGAGCTTGGGCGGCACAATGTATTGAACGTAACGGCAAATTCTATTGGTACATCTGCGTTCAGACCGTTGATAACAATATGGCGATTGGCGTTGCGGTATCAGACGGTCCGACAGGCCCTTTTAAAGATGCACTCGGAAAACCACTGGTGACGACGGGAACCTGGGATAATATCGACCCGACGGTTTTTGTTGATGATGACGGACAAGCCTATCTGTATTGGGGAAACAGCAAATTATTTTATGTGAAACTCAACAAAGATATGGTTTCTTATGATGGGAAAATCACCGAAATTCCGCAGTCGGTGGAAGCTTTTGGAGGATTGAGACGTCCCGGAAGAAGCGATGAGGTTTTGCAGAAACAGGAACAGTTTAAAGATGTTTTTGTGGAAGGTCCCTGGTTCTACAAACGCAACAAGCAATATTATATGATGTACGCCGGAATGACCGACCGAACCGAATGTCTGTCTTATTCTGTAAGCGATTCACCGACCGGACCGTGGAAATATCAGGGAAAAATAATGACCGGTCAGCCGACTAACAGTTTTACCAACCACGGCGGAATTATCGATTTTAAAGGTAAATCCTACCTGTTCTATCACACAGGATTATTGCCCGGCGCAGGAAGTTACGGAAGGTCCACGTCTATTGAAGAATTCAAATACAATCAGGATGGAAGCATCCCGAAAATTGCAATGACTAAAGAGGGCGTAAATCCCGTTGCAACACTCAATCCCTACAAAAGAAATGAAGCAGAAACGATTGCGTGGTCAGAGAAATGCAGCACTTCCGAAAACAAAAAGACGGGAGTTTATGTTTCCGATACCAGAGTGGGAGGTTATATCAAAGTTCGTTCGGTTGATTTTGAAAAAGGCGCCTCTGAATTTTCAGCTTCAATTGCCGCAGGTGTTGACGGTGGAATTTTAGAAGTCAGATTAGATAAATTGGACGGAAATAAAATTGCCGAGATTGAAGTTCCGAGAACCGGTGGCTGGGAAGAATTTAAAACCCTGACATCAAAAATTTCAGAATCGGTTTCCGGTGTTCACGATGTTTATTTTGTCTTTAAAGGGAAAAACATTACAGCCGGAAGAGTTCTTTTCAATTTCGACCACTGGAGTTTTCAGAAAAAATAA